DNA from Salmo salar chromosome ssa24, Ssal_v3.1, whole genome shotgun sequence:
CAACGGAGCTCTCCTTCAATAAGAACGTTGATGTGAACCTGTTTGAGAGCACCATCCGTATCCTGGGTGGCTTGCTGAGCACTTACCATCTGACTGGAGACACTCTGTTCCTGGACAAGGCTGTGAGTCACATGCAGAATgcgagacatacagacagagaaatacagagagctggctgttactgttactgctgctgggCCTCTGACATTTCCTCTTCCACTCCTTCTGCCTCTCAAAGACCCTTTCATGGGATACTGCTAATGCCGCTGCTGGTCTTATGAGTTCTTTCGTGAAATAACTAGTTTTTCTGTGGGAGGGGGTCTGGCTAGGGAAACATATTGATCGGCCTTCTGTTGTTCTTTTGATGACCTTGCAGAAAGATATAGGAACGAGGTTAATGCCTGCCTTCAACACACCGTCCAAGATCCCCTACTCAGATGTGAACATTGGAAAGGGTACGGCCCACCCCCCTCGATGGACGTCGGACAGCACTGTTGCTGAGGTCACCAGCATCCAGCTAGAGTTTAGGGAGCTGAGTCGCCTCACTCAGGACACACGCTACCGGGTAATATTCATAAGCAATGTTCTAGTGAAAGGACTGGATTAATGTCAGCCTTTTGGACAACATTTGATTCCACAGCACTTTATCAATAATCTCTGACAACACTttaagctagaatccttagttgctacatcaattTCTGGACTTATAGATTAATGATGTATACCTCATTTCATTATTGAAAAAGATAACttctaaatgcctcatgagcttagttcagctGTCTTACTTactccatcagaaccccaaatataagcttgttttactccaatgtttgtacataaagaaaatgtaaacaaacactgtatatcctcaacaTGATTAAACAATCATTTtccttgcatccatagttctgtctatgaatttgagtggttacatttccccaGGTGCATTCCTCAGCTTTGTACCAAAACAGAAGCAGGGTGACAGCTTTGTTAGTGTTTCATTTACGGATTCTAGCTTTAACTTACatatccccccccccaccaccacctcctttCTCATCCAGGCTGCAGTGGATGAGGTCATGCAAAAAGTCCACAAGCTGGAAGGGAAGCAGGACGGCCTCGTCCCCATGTTCATCAACACCAACAGCGGCCAGTTCACCCATCTGGGGGTCTTCACCCTGGGCGCACGAGCAGACAGCTACTACGAATACCTTCTTAAACAGTGGATACAGGGAGGCCAGAAGGAGACAGAGTGGGTTTTCTAACACTTTTCCTGTCATGAGGTTGAGGGTGACACTAATTCACAGAGTCAGGTCTAGCCACACGATTCCTACTCATCTTGTCTAGGCTCCCTGCTAAGTACTGAAGGCAGGCAGCAGAGTTGTCGCTGCTCTAGCTTGCTGTCATGTTTGACAGTCCTAAGCTTGATCTCCTCAGCTCCCTTGACGTAACTGACACGACTTAAACAGCCCGTCTCTCTGTTACCTGCAATTCTGTGTGGATGTGGCTGAATGGCTGTATGCCGTATCACGCTGTGCACAAGACTATTCATGGCTGTCTGGGAATATTTTCTTAACTTCATGCACAACTAGGTCTTCAGAGCTACTTTATAAAACATTTATCCTCAGTTGGAACAGCTCTCACAGACCCAGCGCAGCTTGAGGACTTTGATGCTTGAGGACAGATTTGGTTCTTGTGCTATGTTTAAAGTACTTgtttgaaattgtatttttatttcattgGCTCAGTGCTCTATCAATTGGCATTGACACTAGATTATATGGGACACTTATCAAACAATAATAGTAAAAGTACCATTCAGCTGATGTTTCTCAGTATTTGTACAGTTATTAGCCATATTCCTTTTGTCAAGCCAGTAGTGTTTTTATACAGAGCAGTACACCTGGACTGGTGGGAGGTACTGTTCTCCAGTATTTGGCTGTAATGCTGTGTCTGTACGTGTGTTTGGCTGTAATGCTGTGTCTGTACGTGCGTTTGGCTGTAATGCTGTGTCTGTACGTGCGTTTGGCTGTAATGCTGTGTCTGTACGTGCGTTTGGCTGTAATGCTGTGTCTGTACGTGCGTTTGGCTGTAATGCTGTGTCTGTACGTGTGTTTGGCTGTAATGCTGTGTCTGTACGTGTGTTTGGCTGTAATGCTGTGTCTGTACGTGTGTTTGGCTGTAATGCTGTGTCTGTACGTGTGTTTGGCTGTAAAGCTGTGTCTGTACGTGTGTTTGGCTGTAATGCTGTGTCTGTACGTGTGTTTGGCTGTAATGCTGTGTCTGTACGTGTGTTTGGCTGTAATGCTGTGTCTGTACGTGTGTTTGGCTGTAAAGCTGTGTCTGTACGTGTGTTTGGCTGTAAAGCTGTGTCTGTACGTGTGTTTGGCTGTAATGCTGTGTCTGTACGTGTGTTTGGCTGTAATGCTGTGTCTGTACGTGTGTTTGGCTGTAATGCTGTGTCTGTACGTGTGTTTGGCTGTAATGCTGTGTCTGTACGTGTGTTTGGCTGTAATGCTGTGTCTGTACGTGGGTTCTCCAGTGTTTGGCTGTGATGCTGTGACTGTGTTCTTCAGATTGCTGGATGATTACCTGCAGGCCCTGGAGGGAGTGAAGAAGAACCTGCTTAAGAAGTCTTCTCCTAACAGCCTGACCTTCGTAGGGGAGCTGTCCCATGGTCAGTTCAGCCCCAAAATGGTTAGTATACAAACTATGCACACCAGATGAGTGGGTGAAAGAGCTGTTTTCTCTAAATCAAAGGAACCTCAAGATTTTCTTTGGGGGAGGTTTGCAGCCTGTTTAAGGTTGGGCATTTGAAGCCCAGTTTCACCCAATACTTAAATGTTTCCAATATCTCATGTATCGCTTTGATGAGTCAAAAAGGGTGTCAACCCCTAACCAGCTGTAGTTCCAGTCTTTTCCATTAAAAGATTGTGGGCTCTATTCTGCAACATGGACATTCTATTGCTCCACTGACTCCCCAACCCTCTGTCTGTCAGGACCACCTGGTGTGTTTCCTCCCTGGGACCCTGGCTCTAGGAGCCCACCACGGCCTGCCAGCCGACCACATGGAGCTGGCCAAGCAGCTGATGGAGACCTGCTACCAGATGTATGCCCAGATGGAGACTGGCTTGAGCCCTGAGATCGTCCACTTCAACATGCACGAGGGAAGCATCAGAGATGTAGACGTCAAGGTGGGTATACTGTGGTGTGTGCTTTCCCTGCAGAGATATTATTAAACAATACACTACTGAAGTATAGTTGGGTTTCTGACCCTTTATTCTACTGTTGTGAAGTTTTTCGTGGATATGGTCAATTTCCTATGTGATTGTTTCTCGTGTGGTTATCTGTCCTCTCCTCAGCTTGCAGACAGACACAACCTCCTTCGCCCTGAGACGGTGGAGAGCTTGTTTTATCTGTACAGGTTCACTAAGGACAGGAAGTACAGAGACTGGGGCTGGGAGATCCTCCAGAACTTCAACAAGTACACCAAGGTGAGAGAACAGTCACTACCCAGCCTAGACTACTGTTAATACTGTTAGAAAATTaaccagcctggtctcagatctgtttgacGTGACaaggaccataggagttggcaagacggcACAAACTGATCTGAAACCAGGCTACTGAGAAACGCATTGTTAATGAGATACTCACTCAATAACCACAAACTGAATATTTCCCCAGAGATTACAGATCCTTCTCTTATAGCGTGTGTTGTGTTGGTCTGTCTTCCTTCAGGTTTCTACTGGTGGCTACACATCCATCAACAACGTCCGGGACCCAGAGTACCCCAGCCCCCGGGACAAGATGGAGAGTTTCTTCCTGGGGGAGACTCTCAAGTACTTCTACCTGCTGTTCTCAGATGACCCGGAGCTGCTCAGTCTGGACAAGTATGTGTTCAACACAGAGGCCCATCCCCTGCCCATCTGGCCTTCTGCGGAGTGAGCGATACACCAGCCAAGTCAACGggatacatacactaccgttcaaaagtttggggtcacttagaaatgtccttgtttttttaagaaaaagctttttttttgtccattaaattaacatcaaattgatcagaaatacagtatagacattgttaatgttgtaaatgactattgtagctggaaacggctgttttatttttatggaatatctacataggcgttacagaggcccattacctgcaaccatcactcctgtgttccaatggcacgttgtgttgactaatccaagtttataatttaaaaggctaattgataatttgcaattatattagcacagctgaaaactgttctgattaaaaaagcaatacaactggccttctttagactagttgagtatctggagcatcagcatttgtgggtttgattacaggctcaaactggccagaaacaaaactttcttctgaaactcgtcaatctattcttgttctgagaaatgaaggctattccatgctagaaattgtcaagaaactgaagatctcttacAACGCAGTGTAAGAGATCTTCCTCgcaagtcctcaaatggcagcttcattaaatagtacccccaaaacaccagtcttaacgccaacagtgaagaggcgactccgggatgcaggccttctaggcagagttgcaaagaaaaagccgtatctcagactggccaataaaagattaagatgggcaaaagaacacagacactggacagaggaactctgcctagaagaccagcatcctggagtcgcctcttcactgttggcgttgagactggtgttttgcgggtactatttaatgaagctgccagttgaggacttg
Protein-coding regions in this window:
- the LOC106585427 gene encoding endoplasmic reticulum mannosyl-oligosaccharide 1,2-alpha-mannosidase isoform X1 is translated as MHSPSRKDFVSLTFTGSGNYNSKQWRRQSCWRKWKQLSRLQRNLILFTVALMLVCGIATYPAVTEHFRGLTVVVKEDEGHVLKPVIPEVLPEPPSAKPKRAPHKRGPHGPQNRLQKKGTGSDIQVEENPIQDAKKADKEEGEKPLVNRRGALIEADQATEGGTAKEAENKVDVPAVEQKDHSHEPEFDRLEAVRDAFRHAWKGYKEFAWGQDELRPISKSYGEWFGLGLTLIDALDTMWILNLREEFEEAKTWVSTELSFNKNVDVNLFESTIRILGGLLSTYHLTGDTLFLDKAKDIGTRLMPAFNTPSKIPYSDVNIGKGTAHPPRWTSDSTVAEVTSIQLEFRELSRLTQDTRYRAAVDEVMQKVHKLEGKQDGLVPMFINTNSGQFTHLGVFTLGARADSYYEYLLKQWIQGGQKETELLDDYLQALEGVKKNLLKKSSPNSLTFVGELSHGQFSPKMDHLVCFLPGTLALGAHHGLPADHMELAKQLMETCYQMYAQMETGLSPEIVHFNMHEGSIRDVDVKLADRHNLLRPETVESLFYLYRFTKDRKYRDWGWEILQNFNKYTKVSTGGYTSINNVRDPEYPSPRDKMESFFLGETLKYFYLLFSDDPELLSLDKYVFNTEAHPLPIWPSAE
- the LOC106585427 gene encoding endoplasmic reticulum mannosyl-oligosaccharide 1,2-alpha-mannosidase isoform X2, which gives rise to MHSPSRKDFVSLTFTGSGNYNSKQWRRQSCWRKWKQLSRLQRNLILFTVALMLVCGIATYPAVTEHFRGLTVVVKEDEGHVLKPVIPEVLPEPPSAKPKRAPHKRGPHGPQNRLQKKGTGSDIQVEENPIQDAKKADKEEGEKPLVKRGALIEADQATEGGTAKEAENKVDVPAVEQKDHSHEPEFDRLEAVRDAFRHAWKGYKEFAWGQDELRPISKSYGEWFGLGLTLIDALDTMWILNLREEFEEAKTWVSTELSFNKNVDVNLFESTIRILGGLLSTYHLTGDTLFLDKAKDIGTRLMPAFNTPSKIPYSDVNIGKGTAHPPRWTSDSTVAEVTSIQLEFRELSRLTQDTRYRAAVDEVMQKVHKLEGKQDGLVPMFINTNSGQFTHLGVFTLGARADSYYEYLLKQWIQGGQKETELLDDYLQALEGVKKNLLKKSSPNSLTFVGELSHGQFSPKMDHLVCFLPGTLALGAHHGLPADHMELAKQLMETCYQMYAQMETGLSPEIVHFNMHEGSIRDVDVKLADRHNLLRPETVESLFYLYRFTKDRKYRDWGWEILQNFNKYTKVSTGGYTSINNVRDPEYPSPRDKMESFFLGETLKYFYLLFSDDPELLSLDKYVFNTEAHPLPIWPSAE
- the LOC106585427 gene encoding endoplasmic reticulum mannosyl-oligosaccharide 1,2-alpha-mannosidase isoform X3; the protein is MTMQCLCKKWKQLSRLQRNLILFTVALMLVCGIATYPAVTEHFRGLTVVVKEDEGHVLKPVIPEVLPEPPSAKPKRAPHKRGPHGPQNRLQKKGTGSDIQVEENPIQDAKKADKEEGEKPLVNRRGALIEADQATEGGTAKEAENKVDVPAVEQKDHSHEPEFDRLEAVRDAFRHAWKGYKEFAWGQDELRPISKSYGEWFGLGLTLIDALDTMWILNLREEFEEAKTWVSTELSFNKNVDVNLFESTIRILGGLLSTYHLTGDTLFLDKAKDIGTRLMPAFNTPSKIPYSDVNIGKGTAHPPRWTSDSTVAEVTSIQLEFRELSRLTQDTRYRAAVDEVMQKVHKLEGKQDGLVPMFINTNSGQFTHLGVFTLGARADSYYEYLLKQWIQGGQKETELLDDYLQALEGVKKNLLKKSSPNSLTFVGELSHGQFSPKMDHLVCFLPGTLALGAHHGLPADHMELAKQLMETCYQMYAQMETGLSPEIVHFNMHEGSIRDVDVKLADRHNLLRPETVESLFYLYRFTKDRKYRDWGWEILQNFNKYTKVSTGGYTSINNVRDPEYPSPRDKMESFFLGETLKYFYLLFSDDPELLSLDKYVFNTEAHPLPIWPSAE